In Caldisphaera lagunensis DSM 15908, a single genomic region encodes these proteins:
- a CDS encoding aspartate kinase, which yields MKYDVLKIGGSILSTPKSYIDVSMYIKKFVEKNKRLIIVVSALKGMTDLLIDFYDNNNKNALDKFIEKYQDVVFYFDNQELKYKFNSLINELLNIAKNGRNHDLKIRDKILSYGEKISKLILFYALKINDLNATPLNADDIIITDNRYGDAFIDLDKTSNNLHLNEDIYLIEGFIGRSYENYITTLGRGGSDYTASVLSYLINADNLYLITDVPGIYSSDPRIVKNVKIVKRLNFEEAIEASTYNVKGINYKTFYPLINSKINVYIGTFDNFNTIINSKPLYNEHVKLFGLKHANEIKSIGLIGYGMNKDFIIKRIYNLFDGNHNDIMINKNGEKPSMHINVKTDDFHNFVNLLHDELIGDNL from the coding sequence ATGAAATACGATGTTTTAAAAATTGGAGGATCTATTTTGTCAACACCTAAATCTTATATAGATGTTTCTATGTATATAAAGAAATTCGTTGAAAAAAACAAAAGATTAATTATAGTTGTTTCTGCCCTTAAAGGAATGACTGATCTTTTAATAGATTTTTATGATAATAATAATAAAAATGCCTTAGACAAATTTATTGAAAAATATCAAGATGTGGTATTTTATTTTGACAATCAGGAACTAAAATATAAATTTAATAGTTTAATTAATGAATTATTAAATATAGCAAAGAATGGGAGAAACCATGATTTAAAAATTAGAGACAAAATATTATCTTATGGAGAAAAAATTAGCAAGTTAATTTTATTTTATGCACTCAAGATTAATGATTTAAATGCAACTCCTTTGAATGCTGATGATATAATAATTACAGATAATAGATATGGAGATGCATTTATTGATTTAGATAAAACATCTAACAATTTACATTTAAACGAAGACATTTATTTAATAGAAGGATTTATAGGTAGATCATATGAAAATTACATAACTACATTGGGTAGAGGAGGTTCAGATTATACTGCATCTGTGCTATCTTATTTAATAAATGCAGACAACCTTTATTTAATAACAGACGTGCCTGGTATATATTCAAGCGATCCTAGGATAGTTAAGAATGTAAAAATAGTAAAAAGATTGAATTTTGAAGAGGCAATAGAAGCTTCAACATATAATGTAAAGGGTATTAATTATAAAACATTTTATCCTTTAATTAATAGCAAAATTAATGTTTACATTGGTACTTTTGACAATTTTAATACTATAATAAACAGCAAACCACTATACAATGAGCATGTGAAGTTATTTGGATTAAAGCATGCAAATGAAATTAAATCAATAGGATTGATAGGTTATGGAATGAATAAAGATTTTATAATAAAAAGGATTTATAACTTATTTGATGGAAATCATAATGACATTATGATAAATAAAAATGGAGAAAAACCCTCAATGCA